The following proteins are co-located in the Egicoccus sp. AB-alg2 genome:
- a CDS encoding ABC transporter ATP-binding protein: MHGVTKRFPGPKGAEAVTAVDDIHLDIADGEFFSLLGPSGCGKTTTLRMVAGFEYPTAGSIRIFGQEVGLEPPNKRPVNTVFQSYALFPHMTVAQNVAFGLEMQNLDKAEIAKRVADVIELVQLQGREKRKPKQLSGGQQQRVALARALVNHPKVLLLDEPLGALDLKLRQAMQLELKQLQERVGITFVYVTHDQEEALTMSDRIAVMDGGRLLQVGTPNEIYDRPRTRFVADFIGDTNLLAATVVDGETVRLADGTTVRAKTSAAAGTGVTLAIRPEQAGLRHPDYEQDPALDAIHGRVERLTFLGNAIAYEVVGEGSGEVRMRVRQGNAPGIEHFAVGDRVRARWMPSSISVLDD; this comes from the coding sequence CTGCACGGCGTGACCAAGCGTTTCCCCGGCCCCAAGGGCGCCGAGGCCGTGACCGCCGTCGACGACATCCACCTCGACATCGCCGACGGGGAGTTCTTCTCGCTGCTCGGCCCGTCCGGGTGCGGCAAGACGACCACGCTGCGGATGGTCGCCGGGTTCGAGTACCCGACGGCCGGCAGCATCCGCATCTTCGGGCAGGAGGTGGGGCTCGAGCCGCCCAACAAGCGGCCCGTCAACACCGTCTTCCAGTCCTACGCGCTGTTCCCGCACATGACGGTGGCGCAGAACGTCGCCTTCGGCCTGGAGATGCAGAACCTCGACAAGGCGGAGATCGCGAAGCGAGTCGCCGACGTCATCGAGCTGGTGCAGTTGCAGGGCCGCGAGAAGCGCAAGCCGAAGCAGCTCTCCGGCGGGCAGCAGCAGCGCGTGGCCTTGGCGCGCGCCCTGGTCAACCACCCCAAGGTGCTGCTGCTCGACGAACCCCTCGGGGCCCTGGACCTCAAGCTGCGCCAGGCCATGCAGCTCGAGCTCAAGCAGCTCCAGGAGCGCGTCGGCATCACCTTCGTGTACGTGACCCACGACCAGGAGGAGGCGTTGACGATGTCCGACCGCATCGCGGTCATGGACGGCGGACGCCTGCTGCAGGTGGGGACCCCCAACGAGATCTACGACCGGCCTCGCACCCGCTTCGTGGCCGACTTCATCGGGGACACGAACCTGCTGGCCGCGACGGTCGTGGACGGCGAGACGGTGCGCCTGGCCGACGGCACGACCGTGCGGGCGAAGACGTCGGCCGCGGCCGGGACGGGCGTCACGCTCGCGATCCGGCCCGAGCAGGCCGGTCTGCGCCACCCCGACTACGAGCAGGACCCTGCGCTCGACGCCATCCACGGTCGCGTCGAGCGTCTGACGTTCCTCGGCAACGCCATCGCCTACGAGGTCGTCGGTGAGGGGTCGGGCGAGGTCCGCATGCGGGTGCGCCAGGGCAACGCCCCCGGCATCGAGCACTTCGCCGTCGGTGACCGCGTCCGTGCCCGGTGGATGCCCAGCAGCATCTCCGTCCTGGACGACTGA
- a CDS encoding ABC transporter permease — translation MSTTAPTPDVQPELKEPAPPPGPGLEREAEKAESRRGFLVGLPGYAYLLLFFATPLLIVVVYSFASRSVRGATVLADWNLDSYTRMTDSLVLTIAWRSLWIATLTTLLCLLVAYPFAYYLSTRPARTRAVLLVLVMIPFWSNFLVRTYAWRVLLGTDGPFTRLLATVGLDAQLLFTPTAVLIGLVYGYLPFMILPLYAAVERLDHSLVEAARDLYASGWQAFWKVTWPLSRPGVIAGSILVFIPSFGAYVTPEILGGRGSTMLGSYIARQFIGTASDWPFGSALSVTILVLMMFAAVAYFRAGGKNL, via the coding sequence ATGTCGACCACCGCCCCCACGCCGGACGTCCAGCCCGAATTGAAGGAACCGGCACCGCCGCCCGGCCCCGGGCTCGAGCGCGAGGCCGAGAAGGCCGAGTCCCGTCGCGGCTTCCTCGTCGGGCTGCCCGGCTACGCCTACCTGCTGCTGTTCTTCGCCACCCCACTGCTCATCGTCGTCGTGTACTCGTTCGCGAGCCGGTCGGTGCGCGGCGCGACGGTCCTGGCGGACTGGAACCTCGACTCGTACACGCGGATGACCGATTCGCTGGTACTCACCATCGCGTGGCGCTCGCTGTGGATCGCGACGCTGACGACACTGCTGTGCCTGCTGGTCGCATATCCGTTCGCCTACTACCTGTCGACCCGGCCGGCCCGCACGCGCGCGGTGCTGCTCGTGCTGGTCATGATCCCGTTCTGGTCCAACTTCCTCGTGCGGACCTATGCCTGGCGCGTGCTGCTGGGCACCGACGGGCCGTTCACCCGGTTGCTGGCAACCGTCGGCCTGGACGCGCAGTTGCTCTTCACGCCCACGGCCGTGCTGATCGGGCTGGTGTACGGCTACCTGCCGTTCATGATCCTGCCGCTGTACGCGGCGGTGGAGCGGCTGGACCATTCCCTCGTCGAGGCGGCCCGCGACCTGTACGCCAGCGGCTGGCAGGCGTTCTGGAAGGTGACCTGGCCGTTGTCGCGCCCGGGCGTGATCGCCGGCTCCATCCTCGTCTTCATCCCGTCGTTCGGCGCATACGTCACGCCGGAGATCCTCGGCGGGCGCGGGTCGACGATGCTCGGCAGTTACATCGCGCGTCAGTTCATCGGCACGGCCAGCGACTGGCCCTTCGGCTCGGCGCTGTCGGTCACGATCCTCGTGCTGATGATGTTCGCGGCGGTGGCCTACTTCCGCGCCGGTGGGAAGAACCTGTGA
- a CDS encoding ABC transporter permease, giving the protein MSVLEMPSGGGADVAEDSLARPKKVVDRILAGNAWLVFAFLYLPIVVLIIYSFNDNQRVGIWTEASLRWYGEMFANARVMDALRNSLIVMFVSTIVATVLGTMAALSMERYRYRGQRAYDGLLYLPVIIPDITMAVMLLLFFVQAFDLIFLASGVQFSRGLGTIMLAHIAFNISFVALVVRARLAGLDADLEEAAADLYASRWQAFRRVTLPLIAPGVAGGALLALTLSLDDVVITEFVSGAGSTTLPVYVFGSLRRGVTPLINAVSVLMLVGSIVLVLLSLAVSRRRESAGD; this is encoded by the coding sequence ATGAGCGTCTTGGAGATGCCCAGCGGCGGCGGTGCCGACGTCGCCGAGGACTCGCTGGCCAGGCCGAAGAAGGTGGTCGACCGGATCCTCGCGGGCAACGCCTGGCTGGTGTTCGCCTTCCTGTACCTGCCGATCGTCGTGCTGATCATCTACTCGTTCAACGACAACCAGCGGGTGGGCATCTGGACCGAGGCGTCGTTGCGCTGGTACGGCGAGATGTTCGCCAACGCCCGTGTGATGGACGCGCTGCGCAACTCGCTGATCGTGATGTTCGTGTCCACGATCGTCGCGACGGTGCTGGGCACCATGGCCGCGTTGTCGATGGAGCGCTACCGCTACCGGGGGCAGCGCGCCTACGACGGGCTGCTGTACCTGCCGGTGATCATCCCGGACATCACGATGGCCGTGATGCTGCTGCTGTTCTTCGTGCAGGCGTTCGATCTCATCTTCCTCGCCAGCGGCGTACAGTTCAGTCGCGGCCTCGGCACCATCATGCTGGCGCACATCGCGTTCAACATCTCGTTCGTCGCGCTGGTCGTGCGCGCCCGCCTCGCCGGTCTGGACGCCGACCTGGAGGAAGCCGCGGCCGACCTCTACGCCAGCCGATGGCAGGCGTTCCGGCGGGTCACGCTGCCGTTGATCGCGCCCGGCGTCGCCGGTGGTGCGCTGCTGGCGCTGACGCTGTCGCTGGACGACGTCGTGATCACCGAGTTCGTCAGCGGTGCCGGGTCGACCACGTTGCCCGTGTACGTGTTCGGTTCGCTGCGGCGTGGGGTGACGCCACTGATCAACGCCGTGTCGGTGTTGATGCTGGTCGGCTCGATCGTGCTGGTGCTCTTGTCGCTGGCCGTGTCGCGCCGACGGGAGAGTGCGGGGGACTGA
- a CDS encoding PotD/PotF family extracellular solute-binding protein, giving the protein MRYRLMAALLASTLVLAACGREVGGETADGTPEGGEPAGEAGGGGGEAAAPPECEVDEVDGDLLLYNWSEYMDPDLLTEFSEQYGVSATEDTYTSNEALLAQIRAGGADYDVIVPSDYMVAIMIEEGLLTPLNHDAIPNRENVAADFTEPPYDPGLEYSMPYQWGTTGLGIDTEATGPDPEPTWGWLFDPEMAGQLPQGVSILDDPREGMGAALYYLGYDPNTQSEEELQEAADLIQEAGAWTVRYESDQFSDLVINGDTNVSQGYSGQFLDTFGEIDPERYQYVIPEEGATIWTDNMAILGSSDSPCTAHTFINFILDAENGAQLTNWTFYASPNEAATEFIDPEITDDPVIYPDEDVRERLFFLENTGDAERLYTDLFTRAQG; this is encoded by the coding sequence ATGAGGTATCGCCTTATGGCGGCACTGCTGGCCAGCACGCTGGTGCTGGCCGCCTGTGGCCGCGAGGTCGGCGGGGAGACCGCGGACGGCACACCCGAGGGCGGCGAGCCCGCTGGCGAGGCCGGCGGCGGTGGCGGCGAGGCCGCGGCCCCGCCGGAGTGCGAGGTCGACGAGGTCGATGGCGACCTGCTGCTCTACAACTGGTCCGAGTACATGGACCCCGACCTGCTGACGGAGTTCTCCGAGCAGTACGGCGTCAGCGCCACCGAGGACACCTACACGTCCAACGAGGCCCTGCTCGCCCAGATCCGTGCCGGTGGCGCCGACTACGACGTGATCGTGCCGTCCGACTACATGGTCGCGATCATGATCGAGGAGGGGCTGCTGACGCCTCTGAACCACGACGCGATCCCGAACCGCGAGAACGTCGCCGCGGACTTCACCGAGCCGCCCTACGACCCGGGCCTCGAGTACTCGATGCCCTACCAGTGGGGCACGACGGGCCTGGGTATCGACACCGAGGCGACCGGCCCGGACCCCGAACCGACCTGGGGCTGGCTGTTCGACCCGGAGATGGCGGGCCAGCTGCCGCAGGGCGTCTCCATCCTCGACGACCCGCGCGAGGGCATGGGCGCGGCGCTGTACTACCTCGGCTACGACCCGAACACGCAGAGCGAGGAGGAGCTGCAGGAGGCTGCCGACCTGATCCAGGAGGCCGGTGCCTGGACCGTGCGCTACGAGTCGGACCAGTTCTCCGACCTGGTCATCAACGGGGACACGAACGTCTCGCAGGGCTACAGCGGGCAGTTCCTGGACACGTTCGGGGAGATCGACCCGGAGCGCTACCAGTACGTCATCCCCGAGGAGGGCGCGACGATCTGGACGGACAACATGGCCATCCTCGGTTCGTCGGACAGCCCCTGCACCGCGCACACGTTCATCAACTTCATCCTCGATGCGGAGAACGGGGCTCAGCTCACCAACTGGACCTTCTACGCCTCGCCCAACGAGGCGGCGACGGAGTTCATCGACCCGGAGATCACCGACGACCCGGTGATCTATCCGGACGAGGACGTGCGCGAGCGGCTGTTCTTCCTCGAGAACACCGGTGACGCCGAGCGGCTCTACACCGACCTGTTCACCCGAGCGCAGGGATAG